The following proteins come from a genomic window of Lachnoclostridium phytofermentans ISDg:
- the topA gene encoding type I DNA topoisomerase, whose amino-acid sequence MPKYLVIVESPAKAKTIKKFLGNNYEVLASNGHVRDLPKSQMGIDVENGFEPKYITIRGKGDLLAKLRKEVKKADKVYLATDPDREGEAISWHLSQTLKLDDKSASRITFNEITKNAIKNSIKEARDIDMNLVDSQQARRMLDRMVGYKISPLLWAKVKRGLSAGRVQSVALRIICDREEEINDFVPKEYWNLDASFKVKGEKKSLVAKFYGDTKKKISIESKEEMDKILADLKGAQFKITEVKRGERQKKSPLPFTTSTLQQEAAKLLNFSTQKTMRIAQQLYEGVDVKGHGTIGLISYLRTDSIRVSEEADTAAREFIKTQYKPEYVNSQDVNKTTGKKIQDAHEAIRPTYVDLTPVIVKESLSREQFRLYQLIWKRFIASRMQPAKYETSTAKIDGNGYRFTVASSKLIFDGFMAVYASEDEEEENTTSNMMSLSEETQLTFEEFNSSQHFTQAPPHYTEAALVKTLEELGIGRPSTYAPTITTIIARRYVIKENKNLYVTELGEAVNRIMKQAFPTIVDVNFTVNLEALLDGVEDGVVNWKTVVSNFYPDLESAVQDAEKQLEQITIEDEKTDVICSECGRNMVIKYGPHGKFLACPGFPDCRNTKPYFEKIGVACPLCGSDIIIKKTKKGRRFYGCENNPECEFMSWQKPSGKLCPICNGIMVEKGQKLVCVNEGCGHVENKEQN is encoded by the coding sequence ATGCCAAAATATTTAGTAATTGTGGAATCACCTGCAAAGGCAAAAACAATAAAAAAATTTTTAGGAAATAATTATGAGGTTCTTGCATCAAACGGTCATGTAAGGGATTTACCAAAAAGTCAAATGGGAATCGATGTTGAGAATGGATTTGAACCTAAATACATTACGATTCGTGGAAAAGGAGATTTGCTAGCAAAACTCCGTAAGGAAGTAAAAAAGGCAGATAAAGTTTATCTCGCAACTGACCCTGACCGTGAAGGAGAAGCGATTTCTTGGCATTTATCACAAACGTTAAAGTTAGATGATAAGAGCGCAAGTCGAATTACCTTCAATGAAATCACAAAGAACGCAATTAAAAATTCGATTAAAGAAGCTCGCGATATTGATATGAATCTCGTGGATTCCCAGCAAGCAAGAAGAATGTTAGATCGAATGGTTGGTTATAAAATTAGTCCGCTCCTTTGGGCAAAGGTAAAGAGAGGATTAAGTGCTGGTAGAGTACAGTCAGTAGCACTTCGAATCATCTGTGACCGTGAAGAGGAAATTAACGATTTTGTTCCTAAGGAATATTGGAACCTAGATGCTTCTTTTAAAGTAAAAGGTGAAAAAAAGTCATTGGTTGCTAAATTCTATGGAGATACAAAAAAGAAGATTTCTATAGAATCCAAAGAAGAGATGGATAAAATATTAGCAGATTTAAAAGGTGCTCAGTTTAAAATTACGGAAGTAAAGCGTGGAGAACGTCAGAAGAAGTCTCCGCTACCTTTTACTACAAGTACCTTACAACAAGAGGCTGCAAAATTATTAAACTTTTCCACTCAAAAAACAATGCGTATCGCTCAACAGTTATATGAAGGTGTAGATGTAAAAGGGCATGGAACGATTGGTTTGATCTCTTACTTACGTACAGACTCTATCAGAGTTTCGGAAGAAGCAGATACAGCGGCAAGAGAATTTATAAAAACTCAGTACAAACCAGAATATGTAAACAGCCAGGACGTTAATAAAACAACCGGGAAAAAGATACAAGATGCTCATGAAGCAATAAGACCAACTTATGTAGATTTAACGCCGGTAATTGTAAAAGAGTCACTAAGCAGAGAGCAATTTCGTTTGTACCAGTTAATATGGAAGAGATTTATTGCAAGTCGTATGCAACCAGCGAAGTATGAGACTTCAACAGCGAAAATCGATGGAAATGGATATCGTTTTACAGTTGCATCCTCTAAGCTTATATTTGATGGGTTCATGGCTGTTTACGCGAGTGAGGATGAAGAGGAAGAAAACACAACTTCTAATATGATGTCCTTGTCTGAGGAGACACAATTAACATTTGAAGAATTCAACTCTAGTCAACACTTTACGCAAGCACCACCACATTATACAGAGGCTGCATTAGTAAAGACACTAGAGGAGTTAGGCATTGGTAGACCAAGTACTTATGCACCGACGATAACCACCATCATTGCAAGACGTTACGTGATCAAAGAAAATAAAAACCTTTATGTAACAGAGCTTGGAGAAGCTGTTAATCGAATAATGAAACAAGCTTTTCCTACCATCGTTGATGTAAATTTCACAGTAAATTTAGAAGCTTTATTAGATGGTGTTGAAGATGGAGTTGTAAACTGGAAGACAGTAGTAAGTAATTTCTATCCTGACTTAGAAAGTGCAGTACAAGATGCCGAAAAGCAATTGGAGCAAATAACTATTGAAGATGAAAAGACTGACGTTATCTGTTCTGAATGTGGAAGAAATATGGTTATTAAATATGGTCCACACGGAAAATTCTTAGCTTGTCCTGGATTTCCGGATTGCAGAAATACAAAACCTTACTTTGAAAAAATCGGTGTTGCATGTCCATTATGCGGTAGTGATATTATTATAAAGAAAACGAAAAAAGGCCGTAGATTTTATGGCTGTGAGAATAATCCAGAATGTGAATTCATGTCTTGGCAAAAACCATCCGGTAAGTTATGTCCAATCTGCAATGGAATTATGGTAGAAAAAGGACAAAAACTAGTTTGTGTCAATGAAGGCTGCGGACATGTAGAGAATAAAGAACAAAACTAA
- the dprA gene encoding DNA-processing protein DprA → MDCIKRNRLLWYWISKNEVIGHKTIVMLLYAFHSIEGVYQAKQEELLKLGLKEEVISYLNKKYSMEELENEYNYTKKRGIHFICIEDKEYPEKLKKLYDAPWFLYYRGELPKDDLPSIAVIGARNCSAYGSDAAYYFSKELSLFGIQIISGLARGVDGMAHSGALSCGGKTYGVIGNGLDLCYPRENYGLYQEVNLHGGILSEYPIGSKALPYHFPLRNRIIAALSDGILVVEAREKSGTLITVDSGLEQGKDIFALPGKLTDVLSKGCNLLIQSGAKLVLSPEDILVELRNQYSSLLGVTTREINSTKEGLTEVEQLVYSFLSHEAIHVEELLMKTNLNQGQLLEVLFELESKQYVRMISGQQYVRTM, encoded by the coding sequence ATGGATTGTATAAAAAGGAATCGATTACTGTGGTATTGGATATCGAAAAACGAAGTGATAGGACATAAGACGATTGTTATGTTATTATACGCATTTCATTCCATTGAGGGCGTTTATCAAGCCAAACAAGAGGAGTTATTGAAGCTTGGCTTAAAAGAAGAAGTAATATCTTATCTAAATAAAAAATATTCGATGGAAGAATTAGAAAATGAATATAATTATACGAAAAAGCGTGGGATTCATTTTATTTGTATAGAAGATAAAGAATATCCAGAAAAATTAAAAAAACTTTATGATGCACCTTGGTTTCTATATTATCGTGGAGAGTTACCAAAAGATGACCTTCCCTCCATCGCTGTCATTGGAGCTAGAAACTGTAGTGCCTATGGCAGTGACGCTGCTTATTATTTTTCAAAAGAATTAAGTCTGTTTGGAATACAAATCATCAGCGGACTTGCAAGGGGTGTGGATGGCATGGCTCATAGCGGTGCATTAAGTTGCGGTGGTAAAACCTATGGTGTAATCGGTAATGGACTTGATTTGTGCTATCCTAGAGAAAATTATGGACTGTATCAAGAGGTCAATTTACATGGTGGAATTCTTTCGGAGTATCCGATAGGATCTAAAGCGTTACCGTATCATTTTCCTTTAAGAAATCGAATTATAGCTGCACTTTCTGATGGAATATTAGTAGTGGAAGCTAGAGAAAAAAGTGGTACATTGATTACGGTAGACAGTGGGTTAGAGCAAGGAAAGGACATATTTGCGTTGCCCGGAAAGCTAACCGATGTGTTATCCAAAGGCTGCAACTTATTAATTCAAAGCGGAGCTAAATTAGTGTTAAGTCCAGAGGACATTCTAGTGGAGCTTAGAAATCAGTATTCTTCTCTGTTAGGCGTTACTACAAGAGAGATTAACTCAACGAAGGAAGGATTAACTGAAGTAGAACAACTAGTTTACTCTTTCTTATCTCATGAGGCAATTCATGTTGAAGAGTTATTAATGAAAACAAATTTAAATCAAGGACAGTTATTAGAAGTTTTGTTTGAATTGGAAAGCAAACAGTATGTGAGAATGATATCTGGGCAGCAGTATGTAAGGACAATGTAA
- a CDS encoding YifB family Mg chelatase-like AAA ATPase has translation MFSKSFCAAIDGIDAFIVNVEADVSDGLPSFDLVGFLGSEVKEAKERVKTAIRNSGYSLPPKHITINLSPADVKKEGTAFDLAIAIAILTASGYIPNDYLEQTLFIGELSLDGKIHRVNGILPLICTAQKQGFKRCIVPKDNAKEGAVVSGIEVIGVENLSLTVELVSGMMTILPEFLDVTSLFMEQEERNTLDFSDIVGQVTAKRAIEVSVAGQHNIMMIGTPGSGKTMLAKRIPSIMPELSFEESLDISKIYSVSGQLDNNRVLILERPFRSPHHTITQTALIGGGRCPRPGEISLAAHGVLFLDELTEFDNRTLEVLRQPLEEKVVTISRLHATYTYPANFMLVAALNPCKCGYYPDRSKCKCSLQQIKQYIGKISRPLLDRIDICVETIPIAYKELTYGKSNESSSIIRERIKEARERQLFRYQKSGKYFNSQLSPSEVKKYCSLGDKEQKILEQAFTSMNLSARAYHRILKVARTIADLEGKDSIEKHHLIEAIGYRGVDRKYWGEV, from the coding sequence ATGTTTAGTAAGTCATTTTGTGCTGCGATTGATGGGATTGATGCCTTTATCGTGAATGTAGAGGCAGATGTAAGTGATGGACTTCCTAGCTTTGATTTAGTTGGATTTTTAGGCTCTGAAGTGAAAGAAGCGAAAGAACGGGTAAAAACGGCAATACGAAATTCTGGTTATTCATTGCCACCAAAGCATATCACTATCAATTTATCACCAGCTGATGTAAAAAAAGAGGGAACTGCCTTCGATTTGGCAATCGCCATAGCAATTCTAACCGCTTCCGGTTATATTCCCAACGATTATTTGGAACAAACTTTATTTATTGGAGAACTTAGTTTAGATGGAAAGATTCATCGTGTAAATGGAATCCTTCCACTTATTTGTACTGCACAAAAACAAGGTTTTAAACGCTGTATTGTACCGAAGGATAATGCAAAAGAGGGTGCAGTAGTGAGCGGAATTGAGGTGATTGGAGTCGAAAACCTTAGCCTAACTGTGGAGTTGGTATCTGGCATGATGACAATACTTCCTGAGTTTTTAGATGTTACCTCATTGTTTATGGAGCAAGAGGAAAGAAATACTCTGGATTTTTCTGATATTGTTGGTCAGGTAACAGCAAAAAGGGCTATTGAGGTTTCTGTTGCTGGTCAACATAATATCATGATGATTGGGACACCTGGTTCTGGTAAGACGATGCTAGCAAAAAGAATTCCCTCTATTATGCCTGAATTAAGCTTTGAAGAGAGTCTTGATATATCTAAAATTTATAGTGTATCTGGACAACTTGATAATAATCGTGTTTTGATCTTAGAAAGGCCATTTCGGTCCCCGCATCACACGATTACTCAAACAGCACTCATTGGTGGAGGACGATGTCCAAGACCTGGAGAAATCAGTTTAGCAGCCCATGGAGTATTATTTTTAGATGAACTAACAGAGTTTGATAATCGGACCTTAGAAGTGCTTAGACAGCCTCTAGAAGAGAAGGTAGTAACGATATCAAGGCTTCATGCTACCTATACATATCCAGCTAATTTTATGCTTGTTGCGGCTCTTAACCCATGTAAATGCGGTTATTATCCTGACCGAAGTAAGTGTAAATGTTCCCTGCAGCAAATCAAACAATATATTGGAAAGATTTCAAGACCACTACTAGATCGAATTGATATTTGTGTTGAAACGATTCCAATCGCGTATAAGGAATTAACTTATGGAAAGAGTAACGAGTCTTCCTCCATAATTAGAGAACGTATTAAAGAAGCACGAGAACGACAGTTATTCCGCTACCAAAAAAGTGGTAAGTATTTCAACTCTCAACTTTCACCCTCAGAAGTAAAAAAGTACTGTTCACTTGGAGATAAAGAACAAAAGATTTTAGAACAGGCGTTTACTTCAATGAACTTAAGTGCAAGAGCATATCATCGTATTTTAAAAGTTGCTCGTACCATAGCGGATTTAGAGGGGAAGGATTCTATCGAAAAGCATCATTTAATAGAAGCAATCGGATATCGGGGCGTAGATAGAAAGTATTGGGGGGAAGTTTAG
- the nrdR gene encoding transcriptional regulator NrdR, translated as MKCPFCGKENTRVIDSRPADDCSSIRRRRQCDECSKRFTTYEKVETIPLVVIKKDNNREPYDRSKIEAGVFRSCHKRPISVDQINALVDEVENTIFNLEEKEVPSNKIGEIVMDKLKSLDAVAYVRFASVYREFKDVNTFMNELKKILDHEHV; from the coding sequence ATGAAGTGTCCATTTTGTGGAAAAGAAAATACAAGAGTAATTGACTCAAGGCCAGCAGATGATTGCAGTTCAATACGACGCAGAAGACAGTGTGATGAATGTTCTAAACGTTTTACTACTTATGAAAAAGTAGAAACGATACCTTTGGTGGTAATTAAGAAGGATAATAATCGTGAACCTTACGATCGTTCCAAAATTGAAGCAGGTGTGTTTCGTTCCTGCCATAAGCGCCCGATTTCCGTAGATCAGATTAACGCACTCGTTGATGAAGTGGAAAACACTATTTTTAATTTGGAAGAAAAAGAAGTTCCAAGTAATAAAATCGGTGAAATTGTGATGGATAAGCTAAAGAGCTTAGATGCTGTTGCTTATGTTCGATTTGCTTCCGTTTATCGTGAATTTAAGGATGTCAATACCTTTATGAACGAACTAAAGAAGATACTCGATCATGAACATGTTTAA
- a CDS encoding PRC-barrel domain-containing protein: MRLFEMRNKEVINCRDCLRLGFVCDIIFDAVTGCIEAIIVPGPPKIWGLLGRDHEYIIPWSCICQVGPDVILVDIDATECFKKCGA; encoded by the coding sequence ATGCGATTATTTGAAATGCGTAATAAAGAAGTCATAAATTGTAGAGATTGCCTACGATTAGGCTTTGTTTGCGACATTATTTTTGATGCTGTCACTGGATGCATTGAAGCTATCATCGTTCCAGGACCACCAAAAATATGGGGGCTTTTAGGAAGAGATCATGAATATATCATACCTTGGTCATGCATTTGCCAAGTGGGTCCTGACGTCATTCTAGTTGATATTGATGCCACTGAGTGCTTTAAGAAGTGCGGGGCTTAG
- a CDS encoding DNA polymerase Y family protein gives MSKNERLIFHVDVNSAFLSWESVHRLAADPESIDLRTIPSAVGGDKQSRHGIVLAKSTQAKSFGIVTGEPLTHALQKCPSLVVVPPNFEVYTRYSERLMNLLSEYTPTLNQFSIDEAFLDMTDTYHLFGAPMDIANQIRDRVLKELGFTVNIGISTNKLLAKMASDFKKPNLCHSLFPSEIPEKMWPLPVEELFFVGKSAKAKFGILGIRSIYDLAHTNVNILKTHLGNKYSALIHEYANGIDEEPVEVTDPKAKGCGNSITLSQDVIDNAIAKQVLLALSETVGARLRSSNVSCSCITVEIKYTNFQTYTHQTVLPHQTNTTATIYEAACRLFDEFWDNSPIRLLGIRTTKLDDTDFSQISLFDNNQSDKFKKLDSAIDSIRNKYGIDSVKRASFLKKG, from the coding sequence ATGAGTAAAAATGAACGACTAATTTTTCATGTGGATGTGAATAGTGCCTTCTTAAGCTGGGAATCTGTACATCGTTTAGCAGCGGATCCCGAGTCGATTGACTTACGTACCATCCCTTCTGCTGTTGGTGGTGACAAACAAAGCAGGCACGGTATCGTTTTAGCAAAATCCACCCAGGCAAAATCTTTTGGCATTGTTACTGGGGAACCACTAACTCATGCACTTCAAAAGTGTCCCTCTTTGGTAGTAGTACCCCCTAATTTTGAAGTATATACAAGATATTCAGAACGATTAATGAATCTATTATCAGAATATACACCTACTTTGAACCAATTTAGTATTGATGAAGCGTTCCTTGATATGACTGATACTTATCATCTCTTTGGTGCTCCTATGGATATCGCGAATCAAATTAGAGATCGAGTATTGAAGGAATTAGGTTTTACTGTAAACATTGGAATTTCTACCAATAAACTACTTGCTAAGATGGCTTCCGACTTTAAAAAACCGAATCTTTGCCACTCCTTATTTCCATCTGAAATACCAGAAAAGATGTGGCCTCTTCCTGTTGAGGAATTGTTTTTTGTCGGAAAATCCGCGAAAGCCAAATTTGGTATCTTAGGAATTCGCAGTATTTACGATTTAGCACATACGAATGTAAATATCCTAAAAACACATCTAGGAAACAAATATAGTGCTCTAATCCATGAATACGCGAATGGTATCGATGAAGAACCAGTTGAAGTTACTGATCCTAAGGCAAAAGGTTGTGGAAACAGTATCACATTAAGTCAAGATGTCATTGATAACGCAATTGCAAAACAAGTCTTACTAGCATTAAGTGAAACCGTTGGTGCAAGGCTACGCTCCTCTAATGTTTCATGTAGCTGCATTACTGTTGAAATTAAATATACTAATTTCCAAACCTATACCCATCAAACAGTCTTACCACATCAAACGAACACGACAGCAACTATTTATGAGGCTGCTTGTCGTTTATTTGATGAATTTTGGGACAACTCACCGATCCGTTTACTAGGTATTCGAACTACCAAACTAGACGATACAGACTTTTCACAGATCAGTCTTTTTGATAACAACCAATCGGATAAGTTTAAGAAACTTGATTCTGCTATTGATTCTATCCGTAATAAATATGGTATTGATTCCGTAAAAAGAGCTAGTTTTTTAAAGAAGGGTTGA
- a CDS encoding IS30 family transposase, whose amino-acid sequence MCKLIPGNQKHLTLDNRVYIEKSLDNNMPFSEIAKYICKDPSTISKEVRKHRILNPRNDFINFNHCTDRRDCKLRNVCNRSIPCKKQCSSCIECNAHCIKFVVEVCSTILKYPYVCNGCPKKVQCRLDKYFYKAVTSNKEYKTILVESRNGINISEVDLKLMDSIVSPLILQGQSPYQIVQSHPEIKCTEKTIYNYIASGALSVKNLDLPRKVKYKLRKLHPSEINDKGIFEGRSYKDFLSYIQAYPDSNVVEMDTVVGCEGSHKVFLTLFFRNCKLMLIYLLPDKTTTSVKKVFDRLEEKISTLGFCKTFPVILTDRGGEFLKPDELETGIDNVIRTSIYYCDPMASWQKPGIEKNHEFIRYVLPKGSTFDTLTQWDVTKLASHINSTARASLNGLAPIKLAQMLLDNNAVYAFGLREIPPNDIILTPELLKK is encoded by the coding sequence ATGTGTAAATTAATACCCGGGAATCAAAAACATCTTACATTAGATAACAGAGTTTACATTGAAAAATCCTTGGATAACAACATGCCCTTTAGTGAAATCGCTAAGTATATTTGCAAGGATCCATCTACCATTTCCAAAGAGGTTAGGAAGCACCGCATATTAAATCCCAGAAATGATTTCATTAACTTCAACCACTGTACTGATCGTCGTGATTGCAAGCTCAGAAATGTCTGCAATCGCTCAATCCCATGCAAGAAGCAGTGTAGTTCCTGTATCGAATGTAATGCTCATTGCATTAAATTTGTCGTAGAGGTATGTTCGACGATTTTGAAATACCCCTATGTCTGTAATGGTTGCCCGAAAAAGGTTCAATGTAGGCTTGATAAATACTTCTACAAAGCTGTTACCTCAAATAAGGAATATAAGACTATTTTGGTTGAATCCAGAAACGGAATCAATATATCGGAGGTAGACCTTAAGCTTATGGATAGTATAGTTTCACCTTTAATCCTACAGGGACAGAGCCCTTATCAGATTGTTCAAAGCCATCCTGAAATTAAATGCACTGAAAAAACAATCTATAATTACATAGCCTCTGGTGCTCTTTCCGTAAAAAATCTCGATCTCCCCCGGAAAGTAAAGTACAAACTCCGTAAACTTCATCCATCAGAAATCAATGATAAAGGTATTTTTGAAGGTCGCTCCTACAAAGATTTTCTTAGCTATATACAAGCCTATCCTGATTCAAATGTTGTGGAAATGGATACCGTAGTTGGTTGCGAAGGTAGTCACAAGGTATTTCTTACCCTGTTTTTCCGAAACTGTAAACTGATGTTGATCTACCTTCTTCCGGATAAAACAACTACATCTGTTAAAAAAGTATTTGACCGTCTTGAAGAAAAAATTTCAACACTTGGGTTTTGCAAAACCTTTCCTGTTATCTTAACTGACAGGGGGGGCGAATTTTTAAAGCCTGATGAACTTGAAACTGGAATCGATAATGTCATTCGAACATCTATTTATTATTGTGACCCCATGGCATCATGGCAGAAACCTGGTATCGAAAAGAACCATGAATTTATACGTTATGTCCTTCCGAAAGGTTCTACATTTGACACCCTCACCCAATGGGATGTTACAAAACTTGCAAGTCATATCAATAGTACAGCAAGAGCCAGCTTAAATGGTCTAGCCCCCATTAAACTGGCCCAAATGCTGCTTGATAATAATGCAGTATATGCATTCGGACTAAGGGAGATACCACCCAATGATATCATACTGACCCCCGAACTGCTGAAAAAGTAA
- a CDS encoding sugar phosphate isomerase/epimerase family protein, with the protein MLRLGIRGHDMEKAPFDNLVENIADKGFCCTQLALKKAIDAFNVNREAMTSGMALYMKEVFAKNQVQVAVLGCYLNLGHPDKLQLREIQKNYEAHIRFASLLGCGMVGTETGAVNEEYAYEPANHSEEALDIFINNLRPVVEYAEKMGVIVGIEPVYKHIMCDITRTRKVLDAINSPNLRVIFDAVNVMSIDNYKNQDEIIEEAFELIGEEIDVLHIKDFIVEDGNIVSRPLAVGEGLLNLPLIMKLAKEKKPMIHMLLEDSVPENALASRDYIKKCYEEA; encoded by the coding sequence ATGTTGAGACTTGGTATACGTGGTCATGATATGGAAAAAGCTCCATTTGATAATTTAGTAGAGAATATTGCGGACAAAGGATTTTGCTGTACGCAGCTTGCACTAAAAAAGGCTATTGACGCTTTTAACGTTAACAGAGAAGCAATGACTTCAGGTATGGCCTTATACATGAAAGAAGTTTTTGCAAAGAATCAGGTACAAGTAGCAGTATTAGGATGTTATTTAAATCTTGGTCATCCAGATAAATTACAACTACGCGAAATTCAGAAAAATTACGAGGCTCACATTCGATTTGCTTCTTTACTAGGTTGTGGAATGGTTGGAACAGAGACTGGAGCGGTAAATGAAGAATACGCCTATGAGCCCGCAAATCACTCAGAGGAGGCGTTAGATATCTTTATTAATAATTTACGCCCTGTAGTAGAATACGCGGAAAAAATGGGTGTTATCGTTGGAATAGAGCCTGTTTACAAACATATTATGTGTGATATTACAAGAACGAGAAAAGTGTTAGATGCCATTAATTCACCAAATTTACGGGTCATCTTCGATGCTGTAAATGTGATGTCAATTGACAATTACAAGAATCAGGATGAAATTATCGAAGAAGCATTTGAATTAATCGGTGAAGAAATAGATGTTCTCCATATTAAAGATTTTATAGTAGAGGATGGAAATATTGTGTCTAGACCACTTGCTGTTGGAGAAGGTTTATTAAATCTGCCACTAATTATGAAGCTTGCAAAAGAAAAGAAACCTATGATTCATATGCTATTGGAGGATTCTGTTCCAGAGAATGCACTTGCATCCAGGGATTATATTAAGAAATGTTATGAAGAAGCATAG
- a CDS encoding polysaccharide deacetylase family protein, translated as MNKVYTCFQGGKHKVLTMSYDDGKQEDRRLLTIFNEFGIKGTFHLNFGLMDQPERIKKEEINKIYQGHEVAAHTFTHPTISRCPSTMIIEQIYEDRKGLESLVEYPVRGLSYPNGSYDKRIKEILPGLGIRYSRIVGNSDDFNLPTDFYEWKATCHHNHDLLKLGEEFVSLSKKQYLYMMYVWGHSYEFTNHNNWEVIEEFCKLVGHRDDIWYATNIEIVDYLEAAERLQFTAKGNLVYNPSATSVWLSVNDATAVEIKAGQTVRLWEEWEENF; from the coding sequence ATGAATAAAGTATATACCTGTTTTCAGGGAGGAAAACATAAAGTTTTGACCATGAGTTATGATGATGGGAAACAAGAGGATAGGAGATTATTAACTATCTTTAATGAATTTGGGATTAAAGGTACTTTTCATCTAAATTTTGGACTAATGGATCAGCCAGAACGTATTAAGAAAGAAGAAATTAATAAAATTTATCAAGGTCATGAAGTAGCTGCGCATACATTTACTCACCCAACGATCTCTAGATGTCCTTCCACCATGATTATTGAACAAATATACGAAGATCGTAAGGGACTTGAAAGTTTGGTGGAATATCCAGTAAGAGGGTTATCCTATCCCAACGGATCTTATGATAAACGTATTAAAGAGATATTACCTGGACTTGGAATTAGGTATTCAAGAATCGTAGGAAATAGTGATGACTTTAATTTACCAACCGATTTTTATGAATGGAAAGCAACTTGCCACCATAATCATGATCTACTAAAGCTTGGGGAAGAATTTGTTAGCCTATCGAAGAAACAGTACCTGTATATGATGTATGTATGGGGACATAGCTATGAATTTACCAATCATAATAACTGGGAGGTAATAGAGGAGTTTTGTAAGCTAGTTGGACATCGTGATGATATCTGGTATGCTACTAATATAGAGATCGTAGATTATTTAGAAGCAGCAGAAAGACTCCAATTTACAGCAAAAGGTAATCTTGTATATAATCCATCCGCAACATCTGTATGGTTATCTGTAAATGATGCCACAGCTGTAGAAATAAAGGCCGGTCAAACAGTAAGATTGTGGGAAGAGTGGGAAGAGAATTTCTAA
- a CDS encoding carbohydrate ABC transporter permease, with amino-acid sequence MNSKKKAKKIKLFPIFNGLLFFMICLFIIVPLWKVFVDSIDLQTSYGMRLWPKEFGLVGYKVILTYESLYKPFLISCITTIAGTFLGLTLSTLGAYVLIQYEMPGRNIFSFLLLFTMIFEGGMVPSFLVMSKLGLTDTLFAVILPLGINVYNLVLMRNFFEGIPKGLFEAASIDGCSPMGTFFKIVLPLSKAALASIGLMFSVTFWNDYTNFKIYIQKSSLYNFQQKLRNLIMDGDTPNTSEHISQNTMFSAAVMVAILPFMIIYPFCQKYFVKGVNIGAIKE; translated from the coding sequence ATGAATTCTAAGAAAAAAGCAAAAAAAATCAAACTCTTTCCTATTTTTAATGGTTTATTATTTTTCATGATTTGTTTATTTATTATAGTACCATTATGGAAAGTGTTTGTTGACTCTATTGATTTACAGACTAGCTATGGTATGAGATTATGGCCAAAGGAATTTGGTTTGGTTGGATATAAGGTAATTTTAACTTATGAATCCTTATATAAACCATTCTTAATCTCCTGTATTACAACAATTGCTGGTACTTTCCTTGGTTTAACACTATCTACTTTAGGTGCTTATGTATTAATTCAGTACGAAATGCCAGGTAGAAATATATTCTCTTTCCTTTTACTATTCACCATGATCTTTGAGGGTGGTATGGTTCCTTCTTTCTTAGTTATGTCTAAGTTAGGGTTAACAGATACATTATTTGCGGTTATCTTACCACTTGGTATCAATGTTTATAACCTTGTATTGATGCGTAACTTCTTTGAGGGTATTCCAAAAGGATTGTTTGAAGCTGCATCCATTGACGGATGTTCCCCAATGGGCACATTCTTTAAGATTGTACTTCCTCTTTCCAAAGCAGCGCTTGCATCAATTGGTTTGATGTTCTCCGTAACTTTCTGGAATGACTATACAAACTTTAAGATTTACATCCAAAAGAGTAGTTTATATAACTTCCAGCAGAAATTACGTAACTTAATTATGGATGGTGATACACCAAACACTTCCGAGCATATTTCTCAGAATACAATGTTTAGTGCAGCCGTTATGGTAGCAATTTTACCTTTCATGATTATCTATCCTTTCTGTCAGAAGTACTTCGTAAAAGGTGTTAATATCGGTGCGATTAAAGAGTAA